The sequence ATGAGCAATAGGGATTCTTTATTCACTGACATGGAGACAACTTGATGTTAAAAAATATAAGTTTTGTTAATGTAAATTAGAACGATAAATTATAGTTTAGTTTATTAAAAACGTGCATTTTTCCTAAAGTTATAGTATAATAATAAAGTAATAAAAAAAATATTTTAAGGAGATGTTGCAATATGAATATTATGTTATTTGGTGCACCAGGTGCAGGAAAAGGAACTCAAGCTAAATTCCTTATTGAAAAATATGGAATTCCTCAAATCTCAACAGGAGATATCCTAAGAGCAGCTATAAAAGAAGGAACTGCTATGGGACTTGAAGCAAAAAGATTTATGGATGAAGGAAAACTAGTTCCAGATTCAACTATTATAGGAATAATCAAAGATAGATTATCTCAAGAAGATTGTAAAAAAGGATTCATTTTAGATGGATTCCCAAGAACAATAGCTCAAGCTGAAGCTTTAGAAGTATTAATGAAAGAAATGGGAATAACTTTAGATAAAGTTATCTCTTTAAATGTACCAGATGAATTAATCGTTGGAAGAGTAACTGGAAGAAAAGTATGTCCAGCTTGTGGAGCATCTTTCCATGTTGAATTTAATCCACCAAAAGTAGAAGGAAAATGTGATCTTTGTGGAGCAGATCTTATCACTAGAAAAGATGATAATGCTGAAACTGTAACAAAAAGATTAGGAGAATATCACTCTCAAACAGCTCCATTATTTGATTTCTATCAAGAAAGAGGAGTACTTGTTGATATAGATGGTACTAAATCAGTTGAAGCTATAACAAAAGAGATTTTCGATATTCTTGGATAGTATTATTTAATTAGAAAGGAAGTTGAAATGTCACTTATAAAAAGTTTAGATGAAATTGAACAAATTAGAAAAGCAAACCAAATTATTGCTAGATTATATAGAGATGTTTTACCTCAATATATAAAAGCAGGAATTTCTACTGGAGAGATAAATAAGATAGTAGAAGATTATATTAGATCACAAGGGGCAAGACCAGCATGTATAGGTGTTGATGGAATGTATATGCCATTTCCAGCAGGAACTTGTATATCTGTAAATGAAGAAGTTGTTCATGGAATACCTGGAGATAGAATACTACAAGAAGGTGACATAGTTAGTGTAGATACTGTTACTGAACTTAATGGATTTTTTGGAGATTCAGCTATAACTTATGCAGTTGGAGAGATTGATGAAGAATCAAGAAGATTGTTGGAAGTTACTGAAAAATCTAGAGAGATCGGGATTGAAATGGCAGTAGTTGGAAACAGAATTGGTGATATAGGGCATGCAATTCAAAGCTATGTAGAGAAAAATGGATTTACTGTTGTAAGAGATTTTGCTGGACATGGAGTTGGACATTCTATGCACGAAGATCCTATTATTGCTAACTTTGGAAGAAAAGGTAGAGGAATAAAGATCGAAAATGGAATGGTGTTAGCTATTGAACCAATGGTAAATGCAGGATCATATAAGATCAATGTAAAAGAGGACGGATGGACTATTGTAACTAGAGATGGAAAGAGATCTGCACACTTTGAACACTCTATTGCAATCGTTGATGGAAAGCCAGTAATTTTAAGTGAATTATAGGAAAAATTTAAAAGAAAAAACTGGACTTTTTGTGTTTTAGGTGATATAATAAAACGAAGTTCTGTTCGATAGGAGGAATTATGTCGAAAAAAGATGTTATCGAATTAGAAGGTACTATTTTAGAGGCCCTTCCAAATGCAATGTTTAAAGTTGAATTAGAGAATGGTCATACTATTTTAGGCCACATTTCTGGGAAAATGAGAATGAACTATATCAAAATTTTACCTGGAGATGGAGTAACTGTACAAATCTCTCCTTATGACTTGTCAAGGGGTAGAATAGTATACAGAAAGAAAAATTAATTTAATCACGAAAGGAGGCAGACTAGTGAAAGTAAGAGTATCAGTTAAACCTATTTGTGACAAGTGTAAAGTTATCAAGAGACATGGGAAAGTAAGAGTAATTTGTGAAAACCCAAAACATAAACAAGTTCAAGGATAATTTTACTAAAGAGAGTTTGTTAAAAAGTACTGATAATGGAGTGCTGTAAAGATATGGTGGCTGTAGAGTCATCCCCATAATCTGGAAATGGGCCATATCGAGGAAAGTATTTAGCTGGTTATTATACTAGCAAAATATATAAATTTTCGAAAGAGGAGGAAACAATTTTGGCTAGAATAGCAGGAGTAGATATCCCAAGAAACAAAAGAGTTGAGATAGCTCTAACTTACATTTACGGAATCGGAAAACCAACTTCACAAAAAGTATTAACAGAAGCTGGAGTTAACTTCGATACAAGAGTTAAGGATTTAACTGAAGAAGAAGTAAACAAAATCAGAGCCATTGTAGAAACTATTAAGGTAGAGGGAGATCTTAGAAAAGAAGTAAGACTTTCTATAAAAAGACTTATGGATATCAAATGTTACAGAGGATTAAGACACAAAATGAATCTACCTGTAAGAGGACAAAGTTCAAAAACTAACGCAAGAACTGTTAAAGGTCCTAAAAAACCAATCAAAAAATAATTAGAGCATTTTAGAGAATTATAGAGTATTTTGTAATTAATTAGCAAGGGAGGTAGCTTAAGTTGGCTAAGAAAAAAGTAGCTAAGATCAAAAAGAAATTGAAAAATATTCCTAACGGAGTTGCTCATATACACTCAACTTTCAACAACACTATAGTTGCTATTACTGATGCAGAAGGTAAAGTTGTAAGCTGGAAATCAGGAGGTACTTCTGGATTCAAAGGTACTAAGAAAGGAACTCCATTTGCAGCTCAAATCGCAGCTGAACAAGCAGCAAATATAGCTATGGAAAATGGAATGAAAAAAGTAGAAGTAAAAGTGAAAGGTCCAGGTTCTGGAAGAGAAGCTTGTATCAGATCTTTACAAGCAGCTGGATTAGAAGTAACTAAAATCACTGACGTTACTCCAGTTCCACACAATGGTTGTAGACCACCAAAAAGAAGAAGAGTTTAATCTCACTTTATTTTGAAATTTGAAAAAAGTATCTGAAAAATTGAATACAAAGGAGGAATATTTAAAAAATGGCAAGAAATAGACAGCCTGTATTGAAGAAATGTAGAGCTCTAGGTATTGATCCTGTTGTTTTAGGTGTTAACAAGTCTTCAAAAAGAGGACCTAGACCTAATGCAAACAAAAAACCTACAGAATATGCAGTTCAATTAAGAGAAAAACAAAAAGCTAAATTTATATATAACGTAATGGAAAAACAATTCAGAAAAATATACGAGGAAGCAGCTAGAAAACTTGGAGTTACTGGTTTGACTTTAATCGAATACTTAGAAAGAAGACTTGAAAACGTAGTTTACAGACTTGGGTTTGCTAAAACTAGAAGACAAGCTAGACAAGTTGTGTCTCACGGACATGTTGCTGTAAACGGAAGAAGAGTTAATATCGCTTCTTACAGAGTAAAAGTAGGAGATGTAATATCTATAATAGAAAATTCTAAAAACTTAGATATCATCAAAACTGCTGTAGAAGATGCTAGAGTTCCAGCTTGGTTAGAGCTAGACAAAGCAGCATTCTCTGGAAAAGTTCTTCAAAATCCAACTAAAGATGACTTAGATTTCGATCTAAACGAATCATTAATAGTTGAATTCTACTCTAGATAATAAGCCCTTTTAATAGGAGTTGATTTAATGTTAAAAATTGAAAAACATGCAAGGGGTATTAATATTACCGAAGTAAAAGAGAGTGAATTTAAAGGACAATATATTGTTGAACCTTTATATAGAGGCTATGGGCATACTGTTGGTAATGCTTTGAGAAGAGTTTTACTTTCTTCTATCCCAGGAGCTGCTATTAAAGGAATAAGAATAGACGGTGTTTTAAGCGAATTCTCAGTTATGGACGGAGTTAAAGAAGCTGTTACTGAAATAATCCTTAATATTAAAGAGGTTGTTGTTAAAGCTGAAACTACTGGTGAAAGAAGAATGACACTTTCTGTAAAAGGACCAAAAGTAGTAACTGCTGCTGATATAATACCAGATGTAGGAATAGAAATAGTAAATCCTGAGCAAGTTATTTGTACAATAACTACAGATAGAGAACTTGACATGGAATTTTTAGTTGATACAGGAGAAGGATTTGTTGTATCAGAAGAAATTGAAAAGAAAGATTGGCCAGTTGATTATATAGCTATTGATGCTATCTACACTCCAATCAGAAAAGTTTCTTATAGCATTCAAGATACTATGGTAGGAAGAATGACTGATTTCGACAAACTTACTTTAGATGTAGAGACTGACGGAAGTATAGAAATTAGAGATGCACTATCTTATGCAGTAGAGTTATTAAAATTACATTTTGATCCATTCTTAGAATTAGGAAACAAAATGGAAAATCTAAGAGCTGAAGCTGAAGAAGAAGAAGAAACTTCTGTAAGCCATGCTAAAGATGATAATATTTTAAATACTAAGATAGAAGAACTTGATTTAACAGTTAGATCATTTAACTGCTTAAAGAAAGCTGGAATAGAAGAAGTAAGTCAATTGGCTAAATTGTCATTAAACGAACTTCTAAAAATTAAGAACCTAGGAAGAAAATCTTTAGATGAGATCCTAGAGAAAATGAAAGAATTAGGATATGATCTATCACAAAATGGATCTCCTGAATAAGAAGACAAGGAGGATAGCTAACTAATGAATCACAATAAGTCATATAGAAAGTTAGGAAGAAGAGCTGACCACAGAAAAGCTATGCTAAAAAACTTAACTATATCTTTATTAAGTGCTGAAAGAATAGAAACTACTGTAACAAGAGCTAAAGAATTAAGAAAATTCGCTGAAAGAATGATAACTTTCGGAAAGAAAAATACTTTAGCATCTAGAAGAAACGCTTTTGCTTTCTTAAGAAATGAAGAAGTTGTAGCTAAATTATTCAACGAAATAGCTCCAAAATATGCTGAAAGAAATGGTGGATACACTAGAATCATCAAAACATCTGTTAGAAAAGGTGACTCAGCAGAAATGGCTATAATCGAATTAGTATAATAATTAGATTATATATATGAAGAGAGACTGAAAAAGTCTCTCTTTTTTTAATCTTTCTAATTATTTTTAGTTTTTAATTAAAAGTGCTTGAAAATATTACATTTATGGGGTATAATAGTGTCAATTGTTCTAAGTTACTGATGTTAAATGAAATTATAGTTTTAATTCTATAGTTTTGATTAATTTCTTCAATGCTGAACGATAATTTTTTTTGATTTTTTTGGAGGTTTTAAAATGCTTAAAGGAACAGTAAAATGGTTTAACAAAGAAAAAGGATTTGGATTTTTAACTAGTGAAGATGGACAAGATTATTTCGTACACTTTACTGGAATAGTTGGAGAAGGATTCAGAACTTTAGAAGAAGGTCAAGAAGTAACTTTTGAAGTATCAGAAGGTAAAAAAGGACCTATGGCAGTAGAAGTTTCTGTTGCTAAATAGTTAATCACATAATAAAAAAATTAAGAGGTCAGATACTGACCTCTTTTTTAGTATATTTTTTAAGCTATAATTTATCATTCTAATTTACGTTTACAAAACTTATAATTTTTAACATCAAGTTGTCTCCATGTCATTGAATAAAGAATCCCTAGGCTCATTCCGTGTGGGTATCGCAGGAGTTTCACTCCTGCATCTCAAAAATAGTAGTCGCTAAAGCTTCTCTATTTTTGGAACTCGCTCCGCAAGCTCCGCTCAAACACGTTGCATTTTCTTAACTTCATTTCGCTAATGCAAAGGTACTTTGTCAAAACCTAGCGATGTGCTAGATAACTGAGCTAAAAAAGAAAATTAAGGATCACAGAAACTCCGTTTCTGTGTCTCAAAAGTAGTAGTCGTTTACACTCCTCTACTTTTGGAAATTATAGTTTAGAGCAAAGAACTATGTAAAATTAGAGTAATTTTTTAAAATATCTCTTGCAGTCTCTGCAATATGAAGAACATTTCCATTTTCAGCTACAAACTCCAAAGATTCTTTCATCTTATCAAAATTATTTAATTCCTCATAAGCAAAAGCTAAATAGTATTTAGAAAAGCATCTACCATAAGTTGTATTTTGTATTTTAAATTTTTTCTCATAAAACTCAATAGCTTCTTGAAATTTATCATTTTCTTTTCCAAGTAAAACTTCAATCTCTTCTATCATAATTTCTATCTCTCTCAATTTTATTTCAGGAATAAATTCATATTTTTTATTATTATCAGTATACCTAAGAATAAAATCACCATTTTTATTCTTAGGTAAATTTTTAAGAATAGTATATATATCTTTTAAATTTCCTAAAAATATTTTTCCCATTTGCCAATTCTCTTTAGAAGAATAAAAAATCCCAAGATTATAATTATAAGCTACATTAAAATAGAAATTCTCTTTTATTTTTTTCTCTGGAATCTTATGAGCTGTAAATATAGCTTTTTCATTATTACCAAGAGAAAAATAACCAACAGCAATATTAAGAAGTAAAAAATAATATTCAATTCTATTCCTTAATATTCTATTTTCCAAAAGTTCACTATTTTTTTCAATATATTTTTTAGGATCACATTGATAATTTAAAATATCTCCTATGTTATGTGTTAATTTAAAAATATAGAAATTTTTAAAAAAACTTATAAGTGGTATGGAGAATATAATTGCTAAAATTATAGAGAGTATATAGGGAATATCTATTTTAAATAATCCATAGGCAATGAAAACACTAAATAATCCTAAAAAACTTGATAATATTTTCATAATCTACACCTAAGCTTTCAAATCATTGCTATTAATAATAATAGCACCACTATTTTTCATAGTTTCAATAGCCTTTATAGAATCATCGTAGCTTATATTAACCCCTCTACAACCATCTTCTACAAGATAAACCTTATATCCTAACTCTAGAGCATCTAAAACTGTAAATTTAACACAATAATCAGTTGCTAATCCCATAATATATAGAGTGTCTATATCCTTATCTTTTAATACTTTATCAAGATCAGTTTTATGTTTTTTTCCATTGTCAAAGAAAGCACTATATGAATCTACTTCAGGATCTTGTCCTTTAAATATAGTAATATCTACACCTTTTAAATGTTTATGAAATTTAGAACCATACTCATTTTCAACACAGTGAACAGGCCACCAAACTTGAGGAAGTCCATTTAATTCTCCTAGTTCTCCTATATTTCCATTTGAATTTATAGCAAAACTTTTATGAGAAGCAGGATGCCAATCTTTTGTACCAATAACAAGATCATTATTTTGATTAAATAAAGAGATAAGTTTATTAGCAACTGGAACAACTAAGTCTCCATCTTTTACAGCTAAAGCTCCCCCTTCACAAAAATCATTTTGAATATCCACAAGAATTAATGCTTTTTTATTCATTAATATTTCCCCCTTTAGAAACATATTTTTAAGTATAGATATATTATAATATAGAAAGAAAGAGAAAGAAACAGTAAAAATTATAAAAGTTAATATCATTAAAACTCCTTGGAAATATTGACATCTATTAAAAAGTGTGTTAAAATAAACTGTTGTTTAAATACACACATCAGTTATTTCTAAGCCAGGTGTCCCAAAGGGATTGCTTAGTTTTGAGGCTGATGGAAGAAAAAACCAAAAATTTAGGAGGAAAAAATGGCAGTAATAACAATGAAACAATTATTAGAAGCTGGAGTTCACTTCGGACACCAAGCAAAAAGATGGAACCCAAAAATGGCTAAGTACATCTTCACAGAAAGAAACGGAATCCACGTAATCGATCTTCACAAATCTTTAAAGAAAATTGAAGAAGCTTACGCAGTAATCAGAGAAATCGCTGAGCAAGGTGGAAAAGTTCTATTTGTAGGAACTAAAAAACAAGCTCAAGAAGCTGTAAAAGAACAAGCTGAAAGATCAGGAATGTACTATGTAAACAACAGATGGCTAGGAGGAATGTTAACAAACTTCGCTACTATCAAAACTAGAATCGAAAGATTAAAAGAATTAGAAAGAATGGAAGCAGATGGAACTTTAGATACTGCTTACACTAAAAAAGAAGCAGCTAACTTCAGAAAAGAATTAGCTAAACTTTCTAAAAACTTAACTGGAATTAAAGATATGAAAGAAGTTCCACAAGCTATATTCGTAGTAGATTGTAAAAAAGAAACTCTAGCTCTTGTTGAAGCAGCTAACTTAGGAATCCCTGTATTCGCTATGATCGATACTAACGTAGATCCAGATCTAGTAACTTACCCAATCCCAGCTAACGATGACGCTATAAGATCAGTAAAACTAATCTCTTCAGTTATCGCTAACGCTATCATCGAAGGAAACCAAGGTAAAGAAGTTCAAGAAGTAGCTTCTGAAGAAATCAATGTAGAAGAAGGATCAGCTGAATAATTAAACTTTCAACTGTGATGTACATTATAGAAGATTTAATAAAATAAAATTTTTATTAGGAGGAAGAAAATGGCAGCAATAACAGCAAGCTTAGTTAAAGAACTAAGAGAAAGAACTGGTGCTGGAATGATGGATTGTAAAAAGGCACTAACACAAATGGATGGAGATATGGATAAAGCCATTGACTATTTAAGAGAAAAAGGAATTGCTAAAGCAGTTAAAAAAGCTGGAAGAATAGCAGCAGAAGGATTAATCTTTGATGCTGTATCAGCAGACCACAAAAAAGCTGTATTAATCGAATTCAACTCTGAAACAGACTTCGTTGCTAAAAACGTAGAATTTAAAGAATTTGGTAAAAAATTAGCAGCTATCGCAATTGAAAGCAATGCAACTACTGTTGAAGCTTTAAATGCAGCTCAATATGCAGAAGGAAAAACAGTTGCTGAAGCAGTTACTGATCTAATTGCTAAAATTGGAGAAAACATGAACATCAGAAGAATCCACGAAACTGTAGCTACAGAAGGATTCGTTGCAACATACAGCCACTTAGGAGGAAAACTAGGAGTTATCGTTGAGATGACTGGTGAAGCTACTGAAGAAAATGTAGTTAAAGCTAGAGACATCGCTATGCACGTAGCTGCTATGGACCCTAAATATCTAAACTCATCAGAAGTAACTACTGCTGATTTAGAACATGAAAAAGAAATCGCTAGAAAACAATTAGAAGCTGAAGGAAAACCAGCTCAAATTATAGAAAAAATTCTTATTGGAAAAATGAACAAATTCTATGAAGAAAACTGTTTAGTTGACCAAATCTATGTAAGAGCAGAAAACAAAGAAACTGTTGCTAAATTTGCAGCACCTCTTGAAGTAAAATCTTTTGCTAGATATAAAGTTGGAGACGGAATCGAGAAAAAAGAAGAAGATTTCGCAGCAGAAGTTGCAGCTCAAATCAAAGGATAATATCAACAAAAGCATAAGGGGATGCAAATAGCATCCCCATTTTTTTAAAAGTGATAAAATACAGGAGGAAAGAAATGGATAAACCTTTTTATAAAAGAGTGTTATTAAAACTTAGTGGAGAGGCTCTTATGGGAGAGCAAGAATTTGGAATATCATCTGATGTTATCAATTCATATGCTAGACAAATTAAAGAGATAGTTGAACTAGGAGTAGAAGTTTCAATTGTTATTGGTGGAGGAAATATTTTTAGAGGAATATCTGGAGCAACTCAAGGTGTAGATAGAGTAACTGGAGATCACATGGGAATGCTTGCAACTGTAATAAACTCTCTTGCACTTCAAAATGCTATTGAAAAATTAGGAGTACCAACAAGAGTTCAAACAGCTATAGAGATGCCTAAAATAGCAGAACCTTTTATTAAAAGAAAGGCTCAAAGACACTTAGAAAAAGGAAGAGTTGTAATATTTGGAGCTGGAACTGGAAATCCATATTTTACAACTGATACAGCAGCAGCTTTAAGAGCTATAGAGATGAATACAGAGGCTGTATTAAAAGCTACTAAAGTTGATGGAATCTATGATAAAGACCCTGTAAAATATTCAGATGCAGTTAAATATGACCGTGTAACTTATACAGAAGTATTAAATAAAGATTTGAAGGTAATGGACGCTACAGCTATCTCTCTATGTAGAGAAAATAAACTTCCTATCGTAGTATTTGATTCTTTAACAGAAGGAAACATTAAAAAAGTTATCATGGGAGAAAATATAGGAACAGTCGTAGTGGCTGATTAATTAGGAAGCTTAGAACTGTTATTAAAAATATGTAAATTTCTATAATAATATATAAATAGTTTATTGTACAAACCTAATTAAAATAAAAAATGATTAAGGAGTTAATAGAAGATGATACTTGCGAAGAAAGTTAGACTTTATCCAACTAAAGAGCAAGAACAAAAATTGTGGCAATCTGTAGGAACTGCTAGGTTTATCTATAATTACACTCTTGCAAAACAAGAAGAAAATTATAAAAATGGTGGCAAGTTTATTAGCGATGGAGTCATTAGAAAAGAATTAACTCAACTTAAAAAGTCAGAACTATCATGGTTAAATAAAGTATCAAATAATGTAACTAAACAAGCTGTAAAAGATGCTTGTAATGCCTATAAAAAATTTTTTAAAGGTTTGGTAAATAAACCAAGATTTAAGAGTAAAAAGAAAAGCAAACCTAGTTTTTACAACGATCCTATAAAATTAAAAGTTAAAGAGAAAAAAGTTTTAATTGAAAAAATAGGCTGGATAAAAATAAATGAACAAATACCAAGTGATATTAAATATAACAATCCTAGAATTACTTACGATAATAAATATTGGTATATTTCTGTTGGAATAGAAGTTGATAAAAAACTGGAAGAATTAACAAATATTTCATTGGGAATAGATTTAGGATTGAAAAAGTTTGCTATTTGTTCAGATGGAAAAGTTTTTAAAAATATCAATAAAACTAAAAAAGTTAAAAAATCAGAAAAAAGATTAAAACAGAAACAAAGACAAATTAGTAGAAAATACGAAATGAATAAAATAAAAAAAGAGGGAGGTGAACGTTGCCAATTTATTAAAACTAAAAATATAGAAAAGTTAGAGGAAACAACAAAACTAATACATAGGAAATTAACAAATATTAGAAATAACTATCTTCATCAAGTTACAACAAGTATAGTGAAAACCAAACCATATAGAATTGTAATAGAAGATTTGAATGTTTCTGGAATGATGAAAAATAAACATCTGTCTGATTCAGTAAGAAAACAATGTTTTAATAAATTTAGACAGTATCTAACATATAAAACAGAGTTATGTGGAATTGAATTAGTAATAGTAGATAGATTTTATCCATCATCAAAAACTTGTAGTAAATGTGGGTTTATAAAAAGAGATTTAAAGTTAAAAGATAGAATTTATAGGTGTCCACATTGTGGAGCAGTGATTGATAGAGATTATAATGCTTCACTAAATTTATCTATGTATAAATTAGCATAATTTCACAAACAAGAAAATGCTAATGTGTAGGACGCGTTGTATCCGAATTTAAGCCTTTGGAGAGTCATATCAAATGAAAGTAGCTACGGCAAAATCGGATTCTATGAAGAAGGAAGCAAACAAATTTCTATATTTTTATAGATTTTTGGCAACGGGAAAAGATATGACAGGACAAGAAGTAGTAAAACAATGTAATGAAAAAATGGGAAAAGCTATTGAGGCTACAAAACACAAATTTACAACAATTAGAGCAGGAAGAGCTAATGTATCTATGCTTGATGGAATTAGAGTAGAACAATATGGATCAGAAATGCCTTTAAATCAAGTTGGGTCAGTTTCAGCTCCAGAACCAAGATTATTAGTAATCGATCCTTGGGATAAATCTCTAATCTCTAAAATAGAAAAAGCTATTATGGCTGCAAACTTAGGATTAACTCCAAACAATGATGGTAAAGTTATAAGACTTGTAATGCCAGAACTTACAGCAGACAGAAGAAAAGAGTATGTAAAAATGGCTAAAGCAGAAGCTGAAAATGGAAAAGTTGCTGTAAGAAACATTAGAAAAGATGGAAATAACGATCTTAAAAAATTATCTAAAGATAAAGAAGATCCTATCTCTGAAGATGAAGTAAAAACATTAGAAGGAGAAATTCAAAAATTAACTGATTCTCACATTAAAATGATAGATGAGCTTCTAGCTAAAAAAGAAAAAGAAATTACAACTGTTTAATTAAAAATAGTTAAATAAATTTTACCTGTATTCAAATCTTAATTATTAAGATTTGAATACAGGTTTTTTATTTAATAAACTATAATTTATCGCTCTAATTTCCATTAACAAAACTTATAATTTTTAACATCAAGTTGTCTCCATGTCAGTGAATAAAGAATCCCTATTGCTCATTCCATTGAAAATGCAAAACTCGGCTACGCCTCAAACACGTTGCATTTTCTTAACTGCATTTCGCTGAGGGCTTCTAATATTCACTTCCAAATTACATCAACTTGATGTTGGGAATAATTTATTTTTAATTCTCCTAATATCAGCTAAATGTAATTTGGAGAAGAATATTAGAGAGAGTTACGAAATCTGACGCTAAAAATTCCGACGTGTTTGAACGAAGTGAGTTTCGGAATTTTAGTCAGATAAGTGTTACTCTCTCTTTATTCTTTGACATGGAATTTAGCTGATATTTAAAAGAAATAGGAAGAATTGAAATTGACTAATTAACGTAAATAACAAAGGTACTTTGTCAAAAACTAGCGATGTGCTAGATAACTGAGCTTAGTTAGATAAATTATAGTTTAGAAGTTTCAAAAATTATTTAATTATGTTAAAATATAAATGGGCATTAATAAAAATTAGGAGGGAATAAAACATGAAATTAAATCCTATAAAATTAGATGGTGTTTGGACAGAAGGATATGCATTAGATTATTTTACAGAAAACAGTGAGTATGTAGGAGAAGATATTTTTGGTTATCCTGAGTTTAATGTTACATATAGTGAGATTGGAAAATCTTTAAATGAATTAAAATATCATAAAGATTACACTAAAGCAGTTGAAATATCAGAAGAGGTAGTAAAATTTATAGTTGAAGAGTGGAAATTAAAAGATAAGATAGATGGAATAATCTCAGTTCCACCATCAAAATTTAGATTTATTCAACCAATGTTTCAAGTTACAAAATTAGTTGGAGAAAAATTAAATAAACCTATATCTTTAGATTTTTTTAGCAAATTGACACCTGAAGAGATAAAAAATCTTCCTGTTGAAAAGAAATTAGATCTATTTAAAAATAGTATTAGAAAGAATAGAAATTTGACAAAAAAAGGAAGTATTTTATTAATAGATGATCTATACAGTACAGGAGTTACATTAAAAACATTATGTGAGCTATTAAAAGAGGATAGTAATGTTGAAAATATATATGTGCTTGTAGTAGCTAAAAGTAGTAAAGAGGATTAAGATAGAATAAAAAATAGAACAAGCTCTCATTTTTGGGAGCTTGTTCTATTTATATATGAAAATAAAAAAGTGATAGAAAAGGAAAAAACTGCCAATTGGCAGTTTTTATGGGAAATAT comes from uncultured Fusobacterium sp. and encodes:
- the rpsM gene encoding 30S ribosomal protein S13, yielding MARIAGVDIPRNKRVEIALTYIYGIGKPTSQKVLTEAGVNFDTRVKDLTEEEVNKIRAIVETIKVEGDLRKEVRLSIKRLMDIKCYRGLRHKMNLPVRGQSSKTNARTVKGPKKPIKK
- the rpsK gene encoding 30S ribosomal protein S11, with product MAKKKVAKIKKKLKNIPNGVAHIHSTFNNTIVAITDAEGKVVSWKSGGTSGFKGTKKGTPFAAQIAAEQAANIAMENGMKKVEVKVKGPGSGREACIRSLQAAGLEVTKITDVTPVPHNGCRPPKRRRV
- the pncA gene encoding bifunctional nicotinamidase/pyrazinamidase; translation: MNKKALILVDIQNDFCEGGALAVKDGDLVVPVANKLISLFNQNNDLVIGTKDWHPASHKSFAINSNGNIGELGELNGLPQVWWPVHCVENEYGSKFHKHLKGVDITIFKGQDPEVDSYSAFFDNGKKHKTDLDKVLKDKDIDTLYIMGLATDYCVKFTVLDALELGYKVYLVEDGCRGVNISYDDSIKAIETMKNSGAIIINSNDLKA
- the rplQ gene encoding 50S ribosomal protein L17, whose amino-acid sequence is MNHNKSYRKLGRRADHRKAMLKNLTISLLSAERIETTVTRAKELRKFAERMITFGKKNTLASRRNAFAFLRNEEVVAKLFNEIAPKYAERNGGYTRIIKTSVRKGDSAEMAIIELV
- the map gene encoding type I methionyl aminopeptidase; this translates as MSLIKSLDEIEQIRKANQIIARLYRDVLPQYIKAGISTGEINKIVEDYIRSQGARPACIGVDGMYMPFPAGTCISVNEEVVHGIPGDRILQEGDIVSVDTVTELNGFFGDSAITYAVGEIDEESRRLLEVTEKSREIGIEMAVVGNRIGDIGHAIQSYVEKNGFTVVRDFAGHGVGHSMHEDPIIANFGRKGRGIKIENGMVLAIEPMVNAGSYKINVKEDGWTIVTRDGKRSAHFEHSIAIVDGKPVILSEL
- a CDS encoding cold-shock protein, encoding MLKGTVKWFNKEKGFGFLTSEDGQDYFVHFTGIVGEGFRTLEEGQEVTFEVSEGKKGPMAVEVSVAK
- a CDS encoding adenylate kinase; protein product: MNIMLFGAPGAGKGTQAKFLIEKYGIPQISTGDILRAAIKEGTAMGLEAKRFMDEGKLVPDSTIIGIIKDRLSQEDCKKGFILDGFPRTIAQAEALEVLMKEMGITLDKVISLNVPDELIVGRVTGRKVCPACGASFHVEFNPPKVEGKCDLCGADLITRKDDNAETVTKRLGEYHSQTAPLFDFYQERGVLVDIDGTKSVEAITKEIFDILG
- the rpsD gene encoding 30S ribosomal protein S4, with protein sequence MARNRQPVLKKCRALGIDPVVLGVNKSSKRGPRPNANKKPTEYAVQLREKQKAKFIYNVMEKQFRKIYEEAARKLGVTGLTLIEYLERRLENVVYRLGFAKTRRQARQVVSHGHVAVNGRRVNIASYRVKVGDVISIIENSKNLDIIKTAVEDARVPAWLELDKAAFSGKVLQNPTKDDLDFDLNESLIVEFYSR
- the rpmJ gene encoding 50S ribosomal protein L36; this translates as MKVRVSVKPICDKCKVIKRHGKVRVICENPKHKQVQG
- the infA gene encoding translation initiation factor IF-1, which produces MSKKDVIELEGTILEALPNAMFKVELENGHTILGHISGKMRMNYIKILPGDGVTVQISPYDLSRGRIVYRKKN
- a CDS encoding DNA-directed RNA polymerase subunit alpha gives rise to the protein MLKIEKHARGINITEVKESEFKGQYIVEPLYRGYGHTVGNALRRVLLSSIPGAAIKGIRIDGVLSEFSVMDGVKEAVTEIILNIKEVVVKAETTGERRMTLSVKGPKVVTAADIIPDVGIEIVNPEQVICTITTDRELDMEFLVDTGEGFVVSEEIEKKDWPVDYIAIDAIYTPIRKVSYSIQDTMVGRMTDFDKLTLDVETDGSIEIRDALSYAVELLKLHFDPFLELGNKMENLRAEAEEEEETSVSHAKDDNILNTKIEELDLTVRSFNCLKKAGIEEVSQLAKLSLNELLKIKNLGRKSLDEILEKMKELGYDLSQNGSPE